A single genomic interval of Saccharothrix saharensis harbors:
- a CDS encoding ANTAR domain-containing response regulator gives MADTGTDDLHGVIRRLDDVTAALADLSQVLDEEEDLAAIMDRVCRQVVGAIPDADLASVTVLRDGTPASLAWTDEHTLAVDRAQYDAGEGPCLEAAASREMRRVAVAEAADRWPAFTRAATHLGIGSYLSAPLLLGEQYHGSLNLYGRQTHGFRELDAALLELFTTAAEAALRNSRRYLRARRQVGQLHEALESRAVIDQAKGIVMAVHRVSADDAFTMLVNRSQQENRKLHELAEHFLDEAIRPDA, from the coding sequence ATGGCCGACACGGGAACGGACGACCTGCACGGGGTCATCCGGCGACTCGACGACGTCACCGCGGCCTTGGCCGACCTGTCCCAGGTGTTGGACGAGGAAGAGGACCTGGCGGCCATCATGGACCGCGTGTGCCGACAGGTCGTCGGCGCGATCCCCGACGCGGACCTCGCGAGCGTGACGGTGCTGCGCGACGGCACCCCGGCGTCCCTCGCCTGGACCGACGAGCACACCCTGGCCGTGGACCGCGCCCAGTACGACGCGGGCGAGGGACCCTGCCTGGAGGCCGCCGCGTCCCGGGAGATGCGGCGCGTCGCCGTCGCCGAGGCCGCCGACCGGTGGCCCGCCTTCACCCGGGCGGCCACCCACCTCGGTATCGGCAGCTACCTGTCCGCGCCCCTGCTGCTGGGCGAGCAGTACCACGGTTCGCTCAACCTCTACGGCCGGCAGACCCACGGCTTCCGCGAACTCGACGCCGCCCTGCTGGAACTCTTCACCACCGCCGCCGAGGCGGCCCTGCGCAACAGCCGGCGCTACCTTCGAGCCCGCCGCCAGGTGGGCCAACTGCACGAGGCACTGGAGTCGCGGGCCGTCATCGACCAGGCGAAGGGCATCGTGATGGCCGTCCACCGCGTCTCCGCCGACGACGCGTTCACCATGCTGGTGAACCGTTCCCAACAGGAGAACCGCAAACTCCACGAGCTGGCCGAGCACTTCCTCGACGAGGCCATCCGCCCCGACGCCTGA
- a CDS encoding ATP-binding protein, which yields MIDGADAPDPARRRIRPGEPADAEVLELAGDMPRLAEVRRWTGDVLADLTDEEVADAKLVVSELVTNAYEHGQHPLHVRLRRTRNLIRVEVTDLSPRVPVIGRSSVRVTRGRGLLLVDRLCRRWGAVRNAVGKTVWAVLARPSEHPGAVPAD from the coding sequence ATGATCGACGGTGCGGACGCCCCGGACCCGGCCAGACGCCGAATCCGACCCGGCGAGCCGGCGGACGCCGAAGTGCTCGAACTGGCGGGCGACATGCCCCGGTTGGCCGAGGTCAGGAGGTGGACCGGTGATGTCCTGGCCGACCTGACCGACGAGGAGGTCGCCGACGCGAAGTTGGTGGTGTCCGAGCTGGTGACCAACGCCTATGAGCACGGTCAACACCCCTTGCACGTGCGGCTGCGGCGCACCCGCAACCTGATCCGCGTCGAGGTGACGGACCTGTCACCTCGGGTACCGGTGATCGGCCGGTCGTCGGTGCGGGTGACGCGTGGTCGGGGACTGCTCCTCGTGGACCGGCTGTGCCGTCGGTGGGGAGCCGTCCGCAACGCGGTCGGCAAGACCGTGTGGGCCGTCCTGGCCCGCCCGTCGGAGCACCCGGGCGCGGTGCCGGCCGACTGA
- a CDS encoding cation diffusion facilitator family transporter, which produces MATIHDRYELPPEKAALHRRAVRLEWWTIAFFVVAIAALAIVLGQSQAMKAAWVEDILALAPPIAFLVANRYRNRPPDEEHPYGHHRSVAIAFLASALALLALGGYILVESVLRLVQGERPPIGLIEVFGHTIWLGWPMIAVLLATMVPAILLGRAKTKLAVQLHDKVLHADAEMNRADWLTAGAAVLGILGIGAGLWWADAVAAIVISADIVRDGLRTTRTAVADLMDRRPRTVTDNRPHPLLTRLTSLTLDQPWVADAWIRLREEGHVFVGEMLVVPEPDTDDLVERLAELSRLLRGADWRMHDLAVVPVPEIHR; this is translated from the coding sequence ATGGCGACCATCCACGACCGCTACGAGTTGCCGCCCGAGAAGGCGGCGCTGCACCGCCGTGCCGTCCGGCTGGAGTGGTGGACGATCGCGTTCTTCGTCGTGGCCATCGCGGCGCTGGCCATCGTGCTCGGCCAGTCGCAGGCCATGAAAGCCGCTTGGGTGGAGGACATCCTCGCCCTCGCGCCGCCGATCGCGTTCCTGGTCGCCAACCGCTACCGCAACCGGCCGCCCGACGAAGAACACCCCTACGGGCACCACCGCTCGGTGGCCATCGCCTTCCTCGCCTCCGCCCTGGCGCTGCTGGCGCTCGGCGGTTACATCCTGGTCGAGTCCGTGCTGCGGCTCGTGCAGGGCGAACGCCCGCCGATCGGCCTGATCGAGGTCTTCGGCCACACGATCTGGCTGGGCTGGCCGATGATCGCCGTCCTGCTGGCCACCATGGTCCCCGCGATCCTGCTCGGCCGCGCCAAGACGAAGCTTGCCGTGCAACTGCACGACAAGGTCCTGCACGCCGACGCCGAGATGAACCGCGCCGACTGGCTCACCGCGGGCGCCGCCGTCCTCGGCATCCTCGGCATCGGGGCGGGCCTGTGGTGGGCCGACGCCGTCGCCGCGATCGTGATCTCCGCCGACATCGTCCGCGACGGCCTGCGCACCACCCGCACCGCCGTCGCCGACCTCATGGACCGGCGGCCCCGCACGGTGACCGACAACCGACCGCACCCCCTGCTCACCCGGCTCACCTCGCTCACCCTCGACCAGCCGTGGGTCGCCGACGCCTGGATCCGGCTGCGCGAGGAAGGCCACGTCTTCGTCGGCGAGATGCTCGTCGTGCCCGAACCGGACACCGACGACCTGGTCGAACGGCTCGCCGAACTGAGCCGGCTGCTGCGCGGGGCGGACTGGCGGATGCACGACCTCGCCGTGGTACCGGTGCCCGAAATCCATCGGTGA
- a CDS encoding transporter substrate-binding domain-containing protein, with translation MASAAVARRGWTRIVVVALVVVAAGGCQWPRDADGTADRVRDGTIRVGVANNPPWTVVDGGGAGREPGGVEVELVRRLADSLGARVQWVPGGEAELMAALSERGLDLVVAGLDAESPWEQDVALTTDYLTTDEAVAVPAGEPVDTGTHLAGLDHVMAVPPGENAWQSTVERFLLELDEDEVRRLLDTHRAGT, from the coding sequence ATGGCATCGGCTGCGGTCGCTCGACGGGGTTGGACACGGATCGTGGTGGTGGCGTTGGTCGTCGTGGCGGCCGGTGGTTGTCAGTGGCCCCGTGACGCCGACGGGACGGCGGACCGGGTGCGTGACGGCACGATCCGGGTCGGGGTGGCGAACAACCCGCCGTGGACGGTCGTGGACGGCGGGGGTGCGGGGCGGGAGCCCGGCGGTGTCGAGGTGGAGCTGGTGCGACGGTTGGCGGACAGCCTGGGGGCACGCGTGCAGTGGGTGCCCGGTGGGGAGGCGGAGCTCATGGCCGCGTTGTCCGAGCGCGGCCTCGACCTCGTCGTCGCGGGGCTGGACGCCGAGTCGCCGTGGGAGCAGGACGTCGCCCTCACCACCGACTACCTCACCACGGACGAGGCGGTCGCCGTGCCTGCGGGAGAACCGGTCGACACCGGCACGCACCTGGCGGGTCTCGACCACGTCATGGCCGTGCCGCCGGGCGAGAACGCCTGGCAGAGCACCGTCGAGCGCTTCCTGCTCGAACTGGACGAGGACGAAGTGCGCCGCCTGCTCGACACCCACCGCGCGGGGACGTGA
- a CDS encoding (2Fe-2S)-binding protein — MGRYRLHVNGERREVDLPAQTPLLWALREQLGLLGPKYGCGVGACGACTSLVDGRAARPCVTSVEEARGKRITTIEGLSEDGDHPVQRAWLELDVAQCGYCQPGQIMATVALLATNPDPDDAEIDAALRDNVCRCGTYTRVRAAVKRAARLKRGER, encoded by the coding sequence GTGGGGCGATACCGGTTGCACGTCAACGGTGAGCGGCGTGAGGTGGACCTGCCCGCGCAGACGCCGTTGTTGTGGGCGTTGCGGGAGCAGTTGGGCCTGCTCGGCCCGAAGTACGGCTGCGGGGTCGGCGCGTGCGGCGCTTGCACGTCTCTTGTGGACGGTCGGGCGGCGCGGCCGTGCGTGACGTCCGTCGAAGAGGCGCGGGGCAAGCGCATCACCACCATCGAAGGGCTGTCCGAGGACGGCGACCACCCGGTGCAGCGCGCCTGGCTGGAGCTGGACGTCGCGCAGTGCGGCTACTGCCAGCCCGGCCAGATCATGGCGACCGTCGCGCTGCTGGCGACCAACCCCGACCCGGACGACGCCGAGATCGACGCGGCGCTGCGCGACAACGTGTGCCGCTGCGGCACGTACACGCGGGTGCGCGCGGCCGTGAAGCGGGCCGCCCGGTTGAAGCGGGGCGAGCGGTGA
- a CDS encoding xanthine dehydrogenase family protein molybdopterin-binding subunit encodes MRISRRTFLGGVLVVSVPVALPGSAQAAEEFAPNVFVRVDEHGRITATAPKPDSGQGVRTVVALLVAEELMVGPGDVRVEQAHGDTARFGSQGVGNSFSARQLHEPIRRAAATARCLLVAAAARRWGVPVEECAARDGTVRHGRRVLRYGALVGDAAALDPATVPVVLTPPERWRLLGRTKAGRVDAKAIVTGKARYGIDSRPPGALVAVVLRPPWIGAVVDSVDDGAARAVPGVVAVTALDPATSGQGGVAVIARSVPEALRGREALRVTWRGGTPTADSRQWLADLETALPAVPTAPGPIAFAATYKLPLLAHAPMEPMNATAHLADTGLTVWTPTQDPGTLRAMLAGQLGLDQADVRVEATLAGGAFGRRIEPDPVLEAVACSRVAGAPVSVLWTRDDDMRHDSYRPMSVHRLSAVVDADGVPTWRAHGVATWPLNIFPFFNNPAIVKASGDHFPYTVPGQVDVALRDAPLRTGFWRAVYAGHFQYAEECFLSALGHRAGLDQVDLRRRLLPADSRLRRVLDAAASRAGAVPRGSTRGVACHDDYGSVIAVIADSVDGRVRRVTAAVDVGPVLHPSGVRAQVEGGVMDALSTVSGAQITVRDGRVVQSSFRDYAWARIDQAPDVDVVLVTSDAPIGGLGELAYPPAAAAIASATGRPVAGMPVGVEVG; translated from the coding sequence GTGAGGATCAGCAGGCGGACGTTCCTCGGCGGTGTCCTGGTCGTGTCGGTGCCCGTGGCGCTGCCCGGTTCGGCGCAGGCGGCCGAGGAGTTCGCGCCCAACGTCTTCGTCCGGGTGGACGAGCACGGCCGGATCACCGCGACCGCACCCAAACCCGACTCCGGGCAAGGGGTGCGGACCGTGGTCGCGCTGCTGGTCGCCGAGGAGCTGATGGTCGGGCCCGGTGACGTCCGGGTGGAGCAGGCGCACGGTGACACGGCCCGGTTCGGGTCGCAGGGCGTCGGCAACTCGTTCTCCGCGCGGCAGCTCCACGAGCCGATCCGCCGGGCCGCCGCGACCGCCCGGTGCCTGCTGGTCGCGGCCGCCGCCCGGCGGTGGGGCGTGCCGGTCGAGGAGTGCGCGGCGCGCGACGGCACGGTCCGCCACGGGCGGCGCGTGCTGCGGTACGGGGCCCTGGTGGGGGACGCGGCGGCGCTGGACCCGGCGACCGTGCCGGTGGTGTTGACCCCGCCGGAGCGGTGGCGGCTGCTGGGTCGCACGAAGGCGGGCCGCGTGGACGCCAAGGCGATCGTCACCGGCAAGGCTCGGTACGGCATCGACAGCCGTCCGCCGGGCGCGCTGGTCGCCGTCGTGCTCCGGCCGCCGTGGATCGGCGCGGTGGTCGACTCGGTCGACGACGGCGCCGCGCGGGCGGTGCCGGGCGTGGTGGCCGTGACGGCCCTGGACCCGGCGACGTCCGGCCAGGGCGGGGTGGCGGTGATCGCGCGGTCGGTGCCGGAGGCGCTGCGCGGCCGGGAGGCGTTGCGCGTGACCTGGCGCGGCGGCACGCCGACCGCCGACAGCAGGCAGTGGCTCGCGGACCTGGAGACGGCGCTGCCCGCCGTGCCGACCGCGCCCGGCCCGATCGCCTTCGCGGCGACCTACAAGCTGCCGCTGCTGGCGCACGCGCCGATGGAGCCGATGAACGCCACGGCGCACCTCGCCGACACCGGCCTGACCGTGTGGACGCCGACGCAGGACCCCGGCACGCTGCGGGCGATGCTGGCCGGGCAGCTCGGGCTGGACCAGGCCGACGTCCGGGTCGAGGCGACGCTGGCGGGTGGCGCGTTCGGCCGGCGCATCGAGCCCGACCCGGTGCTGGAGGCCGTCGCCTGCTCGCGCGTGGCGGGCGCGCCGGTGAGCGTGCTGTGGACCCGGGACGACGACATGCGGCACGACTCGTACCGGCCGATGTCGGTGCACCGGCTGTCCGCGGTGGTCGACGCGGACGGCGTGCCGACGTGGCGGGCGCACGGGGTCGCGACCTGGCCGTTGAACATCTTCCCGTTCTTCAACAACCCCGCGATCGTCAAGGCGAGCGGCGACCACTTCCCGTACACCGTGCCCGGACAGGTGGACGTGGCGCTGCGGGACGCGCCGCTGCGCACCGGGTTCTGGCGCGCCGTCTACGCCGGGCACTTCCAGTACGCCGAGGAGTGCTTCCTGTCCGCGCTGGGCCACCGCGCCGGGCTCGACCAGGTGGACCTGCGGCGCCGGCTGCTGCCCGCCGACTCGCGGCTGCGCCGGGTGCTGGACGCGGCGGCGTCGCGGGCGGGTGCCGTGCCGCGCGGTTCGACCCGGGGTGTCGCGTGCCACGACGACTACGGCTCGGTGATCGCGGTGATCGCGGACAGCGTCGACGGCCGGGTCCGCCGCGTCACGGCGGCCGTGGACGTGGGCCCGGTGCTGCACCCGTCCGGGGTGCGGGCGCAGGTCGAGGGCGGCGTGATGGACGCGCTGTCGACCGTGTCGGGCGCGCAGATCACCGTGCGGGACGGACGGGTCGTCCAGTCGTCGTTCCGGGACTACGCGTGGGCCCGCATCGACCAGGCACCGGACGTGGACGTCGTGC